From the genome of Nocardia sp. NBC_01503, one region includes:
- the ppa gene encoding inorganic diphosphatase, whose translation MEFDVTIEIPRGQRNKYEVDHETGRVRLDRYLYTPMMYPADYGYIENTLGGDGDPLDCMVLLPEPVFPGVLVEARPVGVLIMSDEAGTDEKLVAVPNKDKRWDHIQDVEDIPEFQRKEIAHFFERYKDLEPGKWVKVEGWENRAKAETLVVEAYARLKEQGEH comes from the coding sequence GTGGAGTTCGACGTCACCATCGAGATCCCCCGGGGTCAGCGCAACAAGTACGAGGTAGACCACGAGACCGGCCGGGTGCGGCTGGACCGCTACCTGTACACGCCGATGATGTACCCGGCCGACTACGGCTACATCGAGAACACCCTCGGCGGCGACGGTGATCCGCTGGATTGCATGGTGCTGCTGCCCGAGCCCGTGTTCCCCGGTGTGCTGGTCGAGGCCCGTCCGGTCGGCGTGCTCATCATGAGCGATGAGGCCGGCACCGACGAGAAGCTGGTCGCGGTCCCCAACAAGGACAAGCGCTGGGATCACATCCAGGACGTCGAGGACATCCCGGAGTTCCAGCGCAAGGAGATCGCGCACTTCTTCGAGCGCTACAAGGACCTGGAGCCCGGCAAGTGGGTCAAGGTCGAGGGCTGGGAGAACCGCGCCAAGGCCGAGACCCTGGTCGTCGAGGCGTACGCCCGGCTGAAGGAGCAGGGCGAGCACTGA
- a CDS encoding MDR family MFS transporter yields MATSEVSSSTEEGGFTHRQILVILSGLLLGILLAALDQTIVSTAIRTIADDLHGYSLQVWATTAYLITATLATPLYGKLSDMYGRKPFYLAAITIFLTGSLLCAFAHSMYELAAFRAVQGLGAGGLMSLALTIVGDIVSPRERAKYQGYFLAVFGTSSVLGPVLGGLFAGQESLLGISGWRWVFLVNVPIGMFTLLVVTRALHLPARERSRDRVDYWGALVLAIGITPLLIVAEQGREWGWGSIRSVLCYVIGTLGVIGFVAVEAALGDAALIPLRIFENRTFALGVVISFVVGAGMFGGILLLPQYLQAVRGASPMIGGLQMLPMVLGMMVGSIISGQLISRTGRYKAYTLIGAGMITLGLFLLHYLEADTPYWVVVLFMLCVGFGLGNLMQPLIIALQNALPPKDMGVSTAAATFFRQIGGTLGAAVFLSVLFTRLSPNIRTELIAASHDPEFQQVLLKGAHDGNPADMALAQGLLKQDTAAAQSVLSDSSLIQRLNPVLAKPFQVGFAESLSTVFLTTSGVALLALILVVFWREVPLRTTAGAVTPAVE; encoded by the coding sequence ATGGCTACATCCGAGGTGAGTTCCTCGACCGAAGAGGGCGGCTTCACCCATCGGCAGATTCTGGTGATTCTCAGCGGGCTGCTGCTCGGCATCCTGCTGGCCGCGCTCGATCAGACCATTGTGTCCACCGCGATTCGCACCATCGCCGATGACCTGCACGGGTATTCGCTACAGGTGTGGGCGACCACGGCGTATCTGATTACCGCCACGCTCGCCACACCGCTGTACGGCAAACTCTCGGATATGTATGGGCGCAAGCCCTTCTATCTGGCCGCCATCACCATCTTCCTGACCGGTTCACTGCTCTGCGCGTTCGCGCACTCCATGTATGAGCTGGCCGCTTTCCGTGCGGTGCAGGGGTTGGGTGCCGGTGGGCTGATGTCGTTGGCGCTCACCATCGTCGGCGATATCGTGAGCCCTCGGGAGCGGGCGAAGTATCAGGGCTATTTCCTGGCGGTGTTCGGTACCTCGAGTGTGCTCGGGCCGGTGCTGGGTGGATTGTTCGCCGGGCAGGAGAGCCTTCTCGGTATCTCGGGCTGGCGCTGGGTGTTCCTGGTCAACGTGCCGATCGGCATGTTCACCCTGCTCGTGGTGACCCGGGCGCTGCATCTGCCCGCGCGCGAGCGTTCCCGTGATCGGGTCGACTACTGGGGTGCGCTGGTGCTGGCCATCGGCATCACACCCCTGTTGATCGTGGCCGAGCAGGGCCGCGAATGGGGTTGGGGGAGTATCAGATCGGTGCTCTGCTATGTCATCGGAACGCTCGGCGTGATCGGTTTCGTCGCGGTCGAGGCGGCACTGGGTGATGCCGCGCTGATTCCGCTGCGCATCTTCGAGAACCGGACCTTCGCACTGGGTGTGGTGATCTCGTTCGTGGTCGGCGCGGGCATGTTCGGCGGCATCCTGCTGCTACCGCAGTATTTGCAGGCGGTGCGCGGGGCCAGCCCGATGATCGGCGGCCTGCAGATGCTGCCCATGGTGCTGGGCATGATGGTCGGCTCGATCATCTCCGGGCAGTTGATCTCCCGGACCGGCCGCTACAAGGCGTACACGCTGATCGGCGCGGGCATGATCACCCTCGGGCTGTTCCTGCTGCACTATCTCGAGGCCGACACCCCGTACTGGGTGGTGGTGCTGTTCATGCTGTGCGTCGGGTTCGGACTGGGCAATCTCATGCAGCCGCTCATCATCGCGCTGCAGAATGCGTTGCCGCCCAAGGATATGGGCGTCTCGACGGCGGCGGCCACATTCTTCCGGCAGATCGGCGGCACGCTGGGTGCGGCGGTGTTCCTGTCGGTGCTGTTCACGCGGCTGAGCCCGAATATTCGCACCGAACTCATTGCGGCGAGCCATGATCCGGAGTTCCAGCAGGTGCTGCTCAAGGGTGCGCACGACGGTAATCCGGCGGATATGGCGCTCGCACAGGGGCTTTTGAAGCAGGACACCGCGGCCGCGCAGAGCGTGCTGAGTGACAGTTCGCTGATCCAGCGGCTGAATCCGGTGCTGGCCAAGCCTTTTCAGGTGGGGTTCGCGGAGTCGCTCTCCACGGTATTCCTCACCACATCGGGCGTGGCCCTGCTCGCCCTGATCCTGGTGGTGTTCTGGCGAGAAGTGCCGCTGCGGACCACCGCCGGTGCTGTGACACCGGCGGTGGAGTGA
- a CDS encoding crotonase/enoyl-CoA hydratase family protein codes for MTDWKAFEVESKDHIATVTLTGPGKGNAMGPDFWRELPLIFRELDEDPQVRAIVLTGSGKHFSYGLDLPAMSPLFGPLLADRALAGPRTDFLRHVREMQASVTAVADCRKPVVAAISGWCIGGGLDLIAAADIRLASAEAKFSLREAKVAIVADIGSLHRLPGIIGEGHLRELAYTGKDINAARAEKIGLINDVYADQEAVLDAAYALAREIAENPPLVVQGIKDVLDQPKAGKVADGLRYVSAWNSAFLPSQDLTEAIQAVFEKRAPKFEGK; via the coding sequence ATGACCGATTGGAAGGCTTTCGAGGTCGAAAGCAAGGACCACATCGCGACGGTGACGCTGACCGGTCCCGGCAAAGGCAATGCCATGGGCCCGGACTTCTGGCGCGAACTGCCGCTCATCTTCCGCGAGCTGGACGAGGATCCGCAGGTGCGGGCCATCGTCCTGACCGGCTCGGGTAAGCACTTCTCCTACGGGCTGGACCTGCCCGCCATGAGCCCGCTCTTCGGCCCGCTGCTGGCCGATCGCGCGCTCGCCGGACCGCGCACCGACTTCCTGCGCCATGTGCGCGAGATGCAGGCCTCGGTCACCGCGGTCGCCGACTGCCGCAAGCCGGTGGTCGCGGCGATCTCCGGCTGGTGCATCGGCGGCGGGCTGGATCTGATCGCGGCCGCCGATATCCGGTTGGCCAGTGCCGAGGCGAAATTCAGTCTGCGCGAGGCGAAGGTCGCCATCGTCGCGGATATCGGTTCGCTGCACCGGCTTCCGGGGATCATCGGTGAGGGGCATCTGCGCGAACTCGCCTACACCGGCAAGGACATCAACGCGGCCCGCGCGGAGAAGATCGGGCTGATCAACGACGTCTACGCCGACCAGGAGGCGGTGCTGGACGCGGCGTACGCGCTGGCGCGCGAGATTGCCGAGAATCCGCCGCTGGTGGTGCAGGGCATCAAGGATGTGCTGGATCAGCCGAAGGCGGGCAAGGTCGCGGACGGCCTGCGCTATGTGTCGGCCTGGAATTCGGCGTTCCTGCCCTCGCAGGATCTGACCGAGGCGATTCAGGCCGTGTTCGAGAAGCGCGCCCCGAAGTTCGAAGGTAAGTAA
- a CDS encoding YbaK/EbsC family protein gives MRRSLPPVASKVSDTLIARGHHGVILTQPQPTHTAADAAQALGVDIGAITKSLVFLLDDDPVLLLVSGAHTVHLERTGERLEGALTRAPAAMVRQVTGQPVGGVAPVGHPINLPTFIDNALASHTELWAAGGHPNTVFRTTFGELIRITAGLAIDVD, from the coding sequence ATGCGCAGGTCCCTGCCACCGGTCGCCTCCAAAGTCTCCGACACGCTCATTGCCCGCGGCCATCACGGAGTGATCCTCACCCAGCCGCAACCCACCCACACCGCGGCCGACGCCGCCCAGGCACTCGGCGTGGATATCGGCGCGATCACCAAATCGCTGGTCTTCCTGCTCGATGACGATCCGGTACTGCTGCTGGTCTCCGGTGCGCACACGGTGCATCTGGAGCGCACCGGGGAACGTCTGGAGGGCGCGCTGACCAGGGCACCGGCCGCCATGGTGCGCCAGGTGACGGGTCAGCCGGTGGGCGGTGTGGCACCGGTCGGGCATCCGATCAATCTGCCGACCTTCATCGACAACGCGCTGGCGTCCCATACCGAGCTATGGGCGGCGGGCGGGCATCCGAATACCGTATTCCGCACCACCTTCGGTGAGCTGATTCGGATAACCGCAGGTCTGGCCATTGATGTCGATTAG
- a CDS encoding flavin reductase family protein — MRHYPAGVTIVTLNSEAGPIGFTATSFASLSAQPPLISFNIAETSSSIAALTQAKSVVVHFLGEHQKHLAQRFSRSAQERFTDRSLWTTLESGEPVLHGTPIWVRATVHQLIPIGDHTLVVGLVTRVHDNTEDAPAVGPLVYYNGVYHRAEIAD, encoded by the coding sequence ATGCGGCACTATCCGGCGGGCGTCACCATTGTCACGCTGAACTCCGAAGCAGGACCGATCGGTTTCACCGCCACCTCCTTCGCCTCACTCTCCGCGCAGCCACCGCTCATCTCGTTCAATATCGCCGAGACGTCCTCGAGTATCGCCGCCCTGACACAGGCGAAATCGGTGGTCGTGCACTTCCTCGGCGAGCATCAGAAGCATCTGGCGCAGCGGTTCAGTCGCAGCGCCCAGGAGCGCTTCACCGACCGATCGCTATGGACCACCCTGGAATCCGGCGAACCCGTCCTGCACGGCACGCCGATCTGGGTGCGCGCCACCGTGCATCAACTGATTCCGATCGGCGATCACACCCTGGTGGTCGGCCTGGTCACCCGGGTGCACGACAACACCGAGGACGCGCCCGCCGTCGGCCCGCTGGTCTACTACAACGGCGTCTACCACCGCGCCGAGATCGCCGACTGA
- a CDS encoding LysE family translocator, whose translation MSLPLLLSFIGLCVLLALTPGPDTFLVLRFSMAGPRPGIAAAAGSACGGIVWAVVVAAGVATLLEQSATAYRSLKVIGGIYLLYLGIRALMAHRRGSAEPELEQPGARVSSVRSAFAAGLLSCVFNPKVGLFYLAVLPQFLAHVNFVNALTLGAIESTIAALEMVLLAVAAARAVTLLRKPRVRDRLEQVSAGILAALGIGTVASAAA comes from the coding sequence GTGAGTCTTCCCCTGCTGCTGAGCTTCATCGGATTGTGCGTGCTGCTGGCGCTCACCCCCGGCCCGGATACCTTTCTGGTACTGCGCTTTTCGATGGCCGGGCCGCGTCCGGGGATTGCCGCCGCAGCGGGATCGGCCTGTGGTGGCATCGTCTGGGCGGTGGTGGTCGCGGCCGGGGTGGCGACGCTGCTGGAACAATCCGCCACCGCGTACCGCAGCCTGAAGGTGATCGGTGGAATCTACCTGCTGTACTTGGGGATTCGAGCGCTCATGGCGCATCGCAGGGGTTCGGCCGAACCGGAGTTGGAGCAGCCGGGCGCCCGGGTCTCCTCGGTTCGCTCGGCATTCGCTGCCGGATTGCTGTCCTGTGTTTTCAATCCGAAGGTGGGCCTGTTCTACCTCGCGGTGCTGCCGCAGTTCCTCGCACACGTGAATTTCGTCAACGCGCTCACCCTGGGCGCGATCGAATCCACCATTGCCGCACTCGAAATGGTGCTGCTGGCGGTGGCGGCCGCCCGGGCGGTGACGCTGCTGCGCAAACCGAGGGTGCGCGATCGGCTGGAGCAGGTGAGCGCCGGAATCCTCGCGGCCCTCGGTATCGGGACGGTGGCCTCGGCGGCGGCGTGA
- a CDS encoding biliverdin-producing heme oxygenase — MLDTSTPFSTLIRSATEQQHAEAEHSTFMKDLLTGQLGVEAFYRYTSQLWFVYSALEKHSAALASDPVAGPFIKPELNRLAALEADLAYLGGPRWRDELTALNTTAAYAARIEECATQWPAGYVVHHYTRYLGDLSGGQVIRGTAEKLWDLPKKGDGVRFYVFDQITNPAAFKRDYRDALDALPIEGADVERVLDEARLAFTMNTNVFRDLGVEFSARN; from the coding sequence ATGTTGGACACCAGCACGCCGTTCTCGACGCTCATTCGCAGCGCTACCGAGCAGCAGCACGCCGAGGCCGAGCATTCCACGTTCATGAAGGATCTGCTCACCGGGCAGCTCGGTGTCGAGGCGTTCTACCGCTATACCTCGCAGCTCTGGTTCGTCTACTCCGCGCTCGAAAAGCATTCCGCCGCACTGGCTTCCGATCCCGTCGCGGGACCGTTCATCAAGCCCGAGCTGAACCGCCTGGCCGCGCTCGAGGCCGACCTCGCCTACCTCGGTGGCCCGCGCTGGCGCGATGAGCTGACCGCGCTGAACACCACGGCCGCCTACGCCGCCCGCATCGAGGAGTGCGCGACCCAGTGGCCCGCCGGATACGTGGTGCACCACTACACCCGCTACCTGGGCGATCTCTCCGGCGGCCAGGTCATTCGCGGTACCGCCGAGAAGCTGTGGGATCTGCCCAAGAAGGGTGACGGCGTGCGGTTCTACGTCTTCGACCAGATCACCAATCCGGCCGCGTTCAAGCGCGATTACCGCGACGCGCTGGACGCGCTGCCCATCGAGGGCGCGGATGTGGAGCGGGTGCTGGACGAGGCCCGTCTGGCCTTCACCATGAACACGAATGTGTTCCGCGATCTGGGTGTGGAATTCAGCGCGCGGAACTGA
- a CDS encoding aminotransferase class V-fold PLP-dependent enzyme, translating into MTAFADQTCTALATVSGCDLQVPLVQGGTVRYANFDYAASAPALAQVTARVQELLPFYASVHRGAGYASRVSTDCYESARGSVAGFLNAADDQVVVFTRNTTDSLNLLAACVSGDTVVLDVEHHANFLPWARNGRRVVPIADTIEETIQRVVAELCSKPAALLAITGASNVTGELLPLERLAWIAHQCGTRVLVDAAQLAPHRRIDLRTSGIDYLAFSGHKAYAPFGAGVLVGRRDWLDAAEPYLAGGGAVRSVTADSVEWAPAPQRHEAGSPNVLGVAALAAACDALAELDETTVLEHEQYLTHRLRYGLKTVPGVNFLRIWRDSTDAVGIVAFTVAGFEPGQVAAYLSAEHGIGVRDGRFCAHPLLSRLGVDAALRASIGLGTTAADVDRLIDAISALVENGPAWDYAKTEGHWNPTPETRPFGGSDGGAAPCGF; encoded by the coding sequence ATGACCGCATTCGCCGATCAGACCTGCACCGCCCTGGCCACCGTCTCCGGTTGTGATCTCCAGGTACCCCTGGTGCAGGGTGGCACCGTCCGCTACGCCAACTTCGACTATGCCGCCAGCGCACCGGCTTTGGCACAGGTCACCGCCCGCGTGCAGGAGCTGCTGCCGTTCTACGCCAGCGTGCACCGCGGCGCGGGCTACGCCTCGCGGGTTTCCACCGACTGCTACGAATCGGCCCGCGGTTCGGTCGCCGGTTTCCTCAATGCCGCCGATGACCAGGTCGTGGTCTTCACCCGCAACACCACCGATTCGCTCAACCTGCTCGCCGCCTGCGTATCCGGCGACACCGTCGTGCTGGATGTGGAGCATCACGCCAACTTCCTGCCGTGGGCGCGCAACGGCCGCCGAGTGGTGCCGATCGCCGACACCATCGAGGAGACCATTCAGCGCGTGGTCGCCGAGCTGTGCAGCAAACCCGCTGCGCTGCTCGCCATTACGGGCGCCTCCAATGTGACCGGTGAACTGCTGCCGCTGGAGCGGCTGGCCTGGATCGCGCACCAGTGCGGCACCCGGGTGCTGGTGGACGCCGCCCAGCTGGCCCCGCACCGCCGTATCGACCTGCGCACCAGCGGCATCGACTACCTGGCCTTCTCCGGCCACAAGGCGTACGCGCCGTTCGGTGCGGGTGTACTGGTGGGCCGCCGCGACTGGCTCGATGCCGCCGAGCCGTACCTGGCCGGTGGCGGCGCGGTCCGCTCGGTGACCGCCGACAGCGTCGAGTGGGCGCCCGCCCCGCAGCGCCACGAGGCCGGTTCCCCCAATGTGCTCGGGGTCGCCGCGCTCGCGGCCGCCTGCGATGCCCTCGCCGAACTCGACGAGACCACCGTGCTCGAGCATGAGCAGTACCTGACCCACCGGCTGCGCTACGGCCTGAAAACCGTTCCGGGCGTGAACTTCCTGCGCATCTGGCGGGACAGCACCGATGCCGTCGGCATTGTCGCCTTCACCGTGGCCGGTTTCGAACCCGGTCAGGTGGCCGCCTACCTCTCGGCCGAGCACGGTATCGGCGTGCGCGACGGTCGCTTCTGCGCGCACCCGCTGCTTTCCCGCCTCGGCGTCGATGCCGCACTGCGTGCCAGTATCGGCCTCGGCACCACCGCGGCCGATGTGGACCGCCTCATCGACGCCATCTCCGCCCTGGTCGAGAACGGCCCGGCCTGGGATTATGCCAAGACCGAAGGGCATTGGAACCCCACGCCGGAGACCCGCCCTTTCGGCGGATCCGACGGGGGCGCGGCACCCTGTGGATTCTGA
- a CDS encoding DUF2752 domain-containing protein: MDTAHALDAESAAHPRWLSAGLPLLAGGAVAGGLALLHFRDPHVQGSYGICPFKELTGWWCPGCGGLRGLHNLTEGHVLDAIHSNILLFPLLLGFLAWWGTWVVRGFQGRTPPPRLPQVLPKSAMWVTVAFLFLYTVLRNTPWGTWLAPV, encoded by the coding sequence GTGGATACCGCGCACGCACTCGACGCCGAATCAGCTGCTCACCCCAGGTGGCTGAGTGCTGGATTGCCGCTGCTCGCGGGTGGTGCGGTGGCGGGTGGCCTGGCACTGCTGCACTTTCGGGATCCGCATGTGCAGGGCTCGTACGGCATCTGCCCGTTCAAGGAGTTGACGGGGTGGTGGTGTCCGGGCTGCGGTGGGCTGCGCGGGTTGCACAATCTCACCGAAGGGCATGTGCTCGACGCCATCCACAGCAATATTCTGCTGTTCCCACTGTTGCTGGGTTTTCTGGCGTGGTGGGGAACCTGGGTGGTGCGGGGGTTCCAGGGCAGGACGCCGCCGCCCCGACTACCGCAGGTGCTGCCCAAGTCCGCCATGTGGGTGACCGTGGCATTCCTTTTCCTATATACCGTGTTGCGTAATACGCCGTGGGGAACCTGGCTCGCACCGGTGTGA
- a CDS encoding TetR/AcrR family transcriptional regulator, translating into MTSRERIILAAERLIAERGQAVPLRDIAAAAGQRNNSAIQYHFGSRDGLIEAVVELRLATLEVRRLELLAEQVGANAGVHGLLEALVVPMFELGEHGISHYARFFEQIHTHPAITDASNLDSDRRTSVRVIMQRLDDEMTALPPRLRVHRLRALPTMLFALLADHERAVESGRVAAGEIGAWAEVIDMLAGALTAPVSARAPIR; encoded by the coding sequence GTGACCAGCAGGGAACGGATCATCCTCGCCGCCGAGCGGCTCATTGCCGAGCGCGGGCAGGCGGTGCCGCTGCGCGATATCGCCGCCGCCGCCGGACAGCGCAATAATTCGGCGATCCAGTACCACTTCGGCTCCCGGGACGGGCTCATCGAAGCCGTGGTGGAGCTGCGGCTGGCCACGCTCGAGGTGCGCCGACTGGAACTGCTCGCCGAACAAGTGGGTGCGAATGCCGGAGTGCACGGACTGCTGGAGGCGCTGGTGGTGCCGATGTTCGAACTCGGTGAGCACGGGATCAGTCACTACGCGCGCTTCTTCGAGCAGATCCACACCCATCCCGCGATTACCGACGCGTCGAATCTGGACAGCGATCGGCGTACTTCGGTGCGCGTGATCATGCAGCGCCTCGATGACGAGATGACCGCTCTCCCACCGCGATTGCGGGTGCATCGGCTGCGCGCGCTGCCCACCATGCTGTTCGCGCTGCTCGCCGACCATGAGCGGGCGGTGGAATCGGGCCGGGTGGCCGCGGGTGAGATCGGCGCCTGGGCGGAGGTCATCGATATGCTCGCGGGCGCGCTCACCGCACCGGTGAGCGCACGGGCGCCGATTCGCTGA
- a CDS encoding SDR family oxidoreductase: MILDTFRLDGRVAVVTGAGRGIGAATALALAEAGADVALAARTPEQLAEVAGKIRALGRRAVIVPCDLNDLATVTAFADTAAAELGRLDIVVNNVGGTMPNTFTTTSPEFLEDAFHFNVSTAHALTQAALPYMLKNDGGSVVSISSMMGRAPGRGFLAYGTAKAALAHWTRMAASDLSPRVRVNAIAVGSVLTSALEVVAQQPEIKAKMEGATPLRRLGEPWEIAAAIVFLSSRAGGYITGKILEVDGGIEAPNLELGLPDL; encoded by the coding sequence ATGATCCTGGACACCTTCCGACTGGACGGCCGCGTCGCCGTCGTCACCGGCGCGGGCCGCGGAATCGGCGCGGCCACCGCCCTGGCGCTGGCCGAGGCCGGCGCCGACGTCGCCCTCGCCGCCCGCACCCCCGAACAACTCGCGGAGGTCGCGGGCAAGATCCGCGCGCTGGGCCGGCGCGCCGTCATCGTCCCCTGTGATCTGAACGATCTGGCCACCGTCACCGCGTTCGCCGATACCGCCGCCGCCGAACTCGGCCGCCTGGACATCGTGGTCAACAATGTCGGTGGCACCATGCCGAACACCTTCACCACCACCTCCCCCGAATTCCTCGAGGACGCCTTCCACTTCAATGTGTCCACCGCGCACGCGCTAACCCAGGCCGCACTCCCGTACATGCTGAAGAACGACGGCGGCTCGGTGGTCAGCATCTCCTCCATGATGGGCCGCGCGCCCGGCCGCGGCTTCCTCGCCTACGGCACCGCCAAGGCCGCCCTCGCGCACTGGACCCGCATGGCCGCCAGCGACCTGTCCCCACGCGTGCGCGTGAACGCCATCGCCGTCGGCTCGGTGCTCACCTCCGCGCTGGAAGTCGTTGCCCAGCAACCGGAAATCAAGGCCAAGATGGAGGGCGCGACCCCGCTGCGGCGTCTCGGCGAACCGTGGGAGATCGCCGCCGCCATCGTCTTCCTCAGCTCGCGGGCGGGCGGTTACATCACCGGCAAGATCCTCGAGGTCGACGGCGGCATCGAGGCGCCCAACCTCGAACTCGGCCTGCCCGATCTGTGA
- a CDS encoding NAD(P)H-dependent amine dehydrogenase family protein gives MKYSVVQWSTGNVGRRTLRSIIARPELELVGVWVSSDAKAGKDAGELAGLDHEIGVTATTDAQALIALKPDCIVHTAMADDRLMEAVEDLKMFLRAGINVVSSSPVFLQFPYGTLPDEAIDPIIEAANEGGASLWVNGIDPGWANDWLPLLLSSGSERIDAVICSEIMDYSTYDNPKVLFDIMGFGSAVDDLPMLLQPGILTLAWGSVIRQLASALDIELDSVTQHFERLPAPEELTVGKRTIAPGTAAALRFQVHGVRAGREILTLEHVTRLHPDLAPDWPQPAGKGCYRVEIKGEPDYLLDLQLYSNGDHAEAGVVGTAARLVSAIPAVVQARPGLLTAVDLPLTTGRGLVS, from the coding sequence ATGAAATACAGTGTCGTGCAATGGAGTACCGGCAATGTCGGTCGCCGCACCCTCCGCTCCATCATCGCCCGCCCCGAACTCGAACTGGTCGGCGTCTGGGTCTCCAGTGACGCCAAGGCCGGTAAGGACGCGGGCGAGCTCGCGGGCCTGGACCACGAAATCGGCGTCACCGCGACCACGGACGCCCAGGCCCTGATCGCCCTGAAACCGGACTGCATCGTCCACACCGCCATGGCCGACGACCGCCTCATGGAGGCCGTCGAAGACCTGAAGATGTTCCTGCGCGCGGGTATCAACGTGGTCTCCAGCAGCCCCGTCTTCCTGCAGTTCCCCTACGGCACCCTGCCCGACGAGGCCATCGACCCGATCATCGAGGCTGCCAACGAGGGCGGCGCCTCGCTCTGGGTGAACGGTATCGATCCGGGCTGGGCCAACGACTGGCTCCCGCTGCTGCTCTCCAGCGGCTCCGAGCGCATCGACGCCGTCATCTGCTCGGAGATCATGGACTACTCCACCTACGACAACCCCAAGGTCCTGTTCGACATCATGGGCTTCGGCAGCGCCGTCGACGACCTGCCCATGCTGCTGCAACCCGGCATCCTCACCCTCGCCTGGGGCAGCGTGATCCGCCAGCTCGCCTCCGCCCTGGATATCGAATTGGATTCGGTCACACAGCATTTCGAACGCCTCCCCGCCCCCGAAGAGCTCACCGTCGGCAAGCGCACCATCGCGCCCGGCACCGCCGCCGCCCTGCGCTTCCAAGTCCACGGCGTCCGCGCCGGCCGAGAGATCCTCACCCTCGAACACGTCACCCGCCTACACCCCGACCTCGCCCCCGACTGGCCCCAACCAGCCGGAAAGGGTTGCTACCGAGTGGAGATCAAGGGCGAACCCGACTACCTCCTGGACCTACAGCTCTACAGCAACGGCGACCACGCCGAAGCCGGAGTGGTAGGCACCGCCGCCCGCCTGGTCAGCGCCATCCCCGCGGTGGTCCAAGCCCGCCCGGGCCTGCTGACCGCCGTGGACCTACCCCTGACCACAGGCCGCGGCCTGGTCTCCTGA